In Cicer arietinum cultivar CDC Frontier isolate Library 1 chromosome 7, Cicar.CDCFrontier_v2.0, whole genome shotgun sequence, a single window of DNA contains:
- the LOC101514453 gene encoding probable beta-1,3-galactosyltransferase 14, whose amino-acid sequence MPYYSSKFHGHNVTSQRSTTFLILSLLLLCISAFLFYRSFQGNRCIHSNPRSVKVVWEHSTGGAGSHVVSNRHKVMGFVGIQTGFGSVRRRESLRKTWFPSDHQGLQRLEEATGLAFRFVIGRTSDKAKMAALKKEVAEYDDFILLDIQEEYSKLPYKTLAFFKAAYSLFDAEFYVKADDDIYLRPDRLSLLLAKERSHSQTYIGCMKKGPVFTDPKLKWFEPLSYLLGKEYFLHAYGPIYALSTDVVSSLVALRNDSFRMFSNEDVTIGAWMLAMNVNHENNHELCAPECTATSIAVWDIPKCSGLCSPEKKMLELHQKESCWKSPTLESDDD is encoded by the exons ATGCCTTATTATTCCTCCAAGTTTCACGGCCACAACGTCACTTCTCAAAGATCCACTACTTTCCTCATTCTCTCACTCCTTCTTCTATGTATCTCTGCTTTTCTTTTTTACCGTTCATTTCAGGGAAACCGCTGCATTCATTCAAATCCCAGATCGGTTAAGGTCGTTTGGGAACATTCCACCGGTGGAGCTGGTAGCCATGTGGTTTCCAATCGGCATAAGGTTATGGGTTTTGTAGGTATTCAGACTGGATTCGGATCTGTTCGTAGGAGAGAATCTTTGAGGAAAACTTGGTTCCCGTCCGATCACCAAGGCCTTCAACG CTTGGAAGAGGCCACTGGGTTGGCTTTTAGGTTTGTCATTGGCAGAACAAGTGATAAAGCAAAAATGGCTGCACTTAAAAAGGAAGTAGCAGAATATGATGATTTTATTCTGTTGGATATCCAAGAGGAGTACAGTAAGCTCCCATACAAAAC GTTAGCTTTCTTTAAAGCCGCTTATTCTCTTTTTGACGCTGAGTTTTATGTCAAAGCTGATGATGATATATATTTAAGACCTG ATCGTCTCTCATTACTACTGGCAAAAGAGCGATCTCACTCTCAGACTTACATAGGATGCATGAAAAAGGGACCTGTTTTCACTGATCCAAAACTGAAATG GTTTGAGCCCCTGTCATATTTGCTTGGAAAGGAGTACTTTCTTCATGCTTACGGTCCTATATATGCTCTTTCTACTGATGTTGTTTCAAGTTTGGTTGCTCTTCGAAATGACAG TTTCCGGATGTTCAGCAATGAGGATGTTACTATTGGAGCCTGGATGCTTGCAATGAATGTCAACCATGAGAATAATCATGAACTTTGTGCTCCAGAATGTACAGCGACATCTATTGCTGTTTGGGATATTCCTAAGTGTTCAG GTTTGTGTAGTCCAGAAAAGAAAATGTTGGAGCTCCATCAAAAGGAGAGCTGCTGGAAGAGCCCAACGCTGGAATCTGACGATGATTAG